A window of Ptychodera flava strain L36383 chromosome 1, AS_Pfla_20210202, whole genome shotgun sequence contains these coding sequences:
- the LOC139135376 gene encoding bombesin receptor-activated protein C6orf89 homolog: MASTEQNGSLYDRLSENVEKLQSLGKSWGMSDSEIDKCIQQALQSDRRKPATFMSRFLYSLRVCVLVLSFLLAFYVFLSFHRPTQQFISKQSQSWQYPILRFIRLMTLPITKKYKLDVFHELECLVDNPFYSDEPLDCWPCEMVTEIEDFTGFENFTEFYYHNGVPFYVTDADGVVVMYETLHDMYWDHEEEMDGAVDSFVCTNTSITAMKEFFSEWHTSDDLASSDVGAMWRTQRVSGVRLLRDLFPRPYFVPEKAEVTLEKFIFIDSPKAEPFQIPNLQAANGWLSQGSGQREIVLLPSDNCRKNCSDISVVLQPMDILFYHTHYWKPESFPHGDEVSIMFAGSFF, from the exons ATGGCGTCGACTGAACAGAACGGTTCTCTGTACGACAGGCTCAGCGAAAACGTCGAAAAGCTGCAGAGTCTTGGCAAAAGCTGGGGCATGAGCGACAGCGAGATCGACAAATGCATCCAGCAAGCCCTGCAGAGCGATCGTCGCAAACCAGCGACCTTCATGTCCAGGTTCCTGTACAGTCTCCGGGTGTGCGTCCTGGTTCTCAGCTTCCTGCTGGCCTTTTACGTGTTTCTGAGTTTCCATCGCCCAACTCAGCAATTCATCTCAAAGCAGTCTCAATCTTGGCAGTACCCTATCTTGAGATTTATTCGGCTCATGACCCTCCCCATCACGAAGAAGTATAAACTTGACG TGTTCCACGAGTTGGAATGTCTTGTTGACAATCCATTCTACTCTGATGAGCCGCTGGACTGCTGGCCGTGTGAGATGGTCACCGAGATTGAGGATTTCACAGGATTTGAAAACTTCACTGAGTTCTACTATCATAATGGAGTCCCTTTTTACGTCACA GACGCGGACGGGGTCGTGGTGATGTACGAAACCTTGCATGATATGTACTGGGATCATGAAGAGGAGATGGATGGCGCTGTTGACTCATTTGTCTGTACAAACACATCCATCACGGCTATGAAGGAATTCTTCAGTGAATGGCACACGTCAGACGACTTGGCTTCGTCCGATGTGGGAGCTATGTG GCGAACACAGCGTGTTTCTGGGGTACGCCTTCTGCGTGACCTGTTTCCGCGGCCGTACTTTGTACCGGAGAAAGCAGAAGTGACGCTAGAGAAATTCATTTTCATCGACAGTCCCAAGGCTGAGCCGTTCCAGATT CCTAATTTACAAGCTGCCAATGGCTGGTTGTCTCAGGGCTCTGGGCAGCGGGAAATAGTTCTCTTGCCGAGTGACAACTGTCGTAAAAACTGCTCAGACATCAGTGTGGTGTTGCAGCCCATGGATATTT TGTTTTATCACACCCATTACTGGAAACCGGAATCCTTTCCACATGGGGATGAAGTCAGCATCATGTTTGCGGGATCCTTCTTCTGA